One window from the genome of Pseudonocardia hierapolitana encodes:
- a CDS encoding aminopeptidase P family N-terminal domain-containing protein, whose amino-acid sequence MKRGLVVLDPAEVPEQERAERVLRLQRRLADEGITIALDYADVHRSDDLAYLTNLCLYWNEGILAVPVVGEPAFLMKLSPRVHPWMRRSSTLTDLRSGKGFTALVEGLLAGVEPGVLGLVDAPLWPATAIEEVRAAAPGWEIRPLGGLVREQRLVPSAAERALLREAQAHLEAALTDAAAAAGGTRIALVERALRGAGFTDVLAEVVRGPDGVAALDVTGQYRFCWVRSARLVDGASEPWAGDLGRALAAAVAAVAPGVAPGVPVAAAEQVLTGLPADVIASATVVHQADLSTGGDYADPAERLPIGAVVVVGVEVLFPDGGRVAVTETVPVEAP is encoded by the coding sequence ATGAAACGCGGACTGGTGGTGCTCGACCCGGCCGAGGTGCCGGAGCAGGAGCGGGCCGAGCGGGTGCTGCGGCTGCAGCGGCGGCTCGCGGACGAGGGCATCACGATCGCCCTCGACTACGCCGACGTGCACCGCTCCGACGACCTCGCCTACCTGACGAACCTGTGCCTGTACTGGAACGAGGGCATCCTGGCCGTCCCGGTCGTGGGCGAGCCCGCGTTCCTCATGAAGCTCTCGCCGCGGGTGCACCCGTGGATGCGCCGTTCCTCCACGTTGACCGACCTGCGCAGCGGCAAGGGGTTCACCGCACTGGTCGAGGGGCTGCTGGCCGGTGTCGAGCCGGGCGTGCTCGGGCTGGTCGACGCCCCGCTGTGGCCGGCCACGGCGATCGAGGAGGTGCGGGCGGCGGCGCCCGGCTGGGAGATCCGCCCGCTCGGCGGGCTGGTCCGCGAGCAGCGGCTGGTGCCGTCGGCGGCGGAGCGGGCGCTGCTGCGTGAGGCGCAGGCGCACCTGGAGGCCGCGCTCACGGACGCGGCAGCTGCTGCCGGGGGGACGCGGATCGCCCTCGTCGAGCGTGCGTTGCGCGGGGCGGGCTTCACCGACGTGTTGGCCGAGGTCGTCCGCGGCCCGGACGGGGTGGCCGCGCTCGACGTCACCGGGCAGTACCGGTTCTGCTGGGTGCGGAGCGCCCGGCTGGTCGACGGGGCGAGCGAGCCGTGGGCCGGCGATCTCGGTCGCGCGCTGGCCGCTGCCGTCGCCGCCGTCGCGCCCGGGGTGGCACCCGGCGTCCCCGTGGCCGCGGCGGAACAGGTCCTGACCGGGTTGCCGGCGGACGTGATCGCCTCGGCGACGGTCGTGCACCAGGCCGACCTCTCGACCGGCGGCGACTACGCCGACCCCGCCGAGCGGCTCCCGATCGGCGCCGTGGTCGTGGTCGGCGTCGAGGTGCTCTTCCCCGACGGCGGCAGGGTCGCCGTCACCGAGACGGTGCCCGTGGAGGCCCCATGA
- a CDS encoding M24 family metallopeptidase produces MTSDLADHAEHDLRYSRIRAAMADHGIDVLLAYGPGWRRENIRYLTDARVTGSAALVLLPATGEPVAFSTRLADLGVIAQRGWVTDVARLDIAGAAALVERLRDLAPSRVGVAHRELLPQALADAVTAAVPAAEVVSATALLDDARMVKSDWELAQMRRAATVCAAGWRKFVDVLEPGLPEYRIVAEVEAELKRLGAEDNFMLIASGGDEVTGMTPPGPRLLEDGDMVRTELTPQMNGYWLQICRSAVVGRASDAQRRSFDLFNEAVEAGLSVVRPGVTAHEVAVAENDVFRKYGYGEYCGARYTRVRGHGHGLHLDETPIIEGNHTVLPERSVFIVHPNTFTPIAGYHVLGDPVVVTATGYEVLIETERVLFETPQGVAA; encoded by the coding sequence ATGACATCCGACCTTGCGGATCACGCCGAGCACGACCTGCGCTACTCCCGCATACGTGCCGCGATGGCCGACCACGGCATCGATGTCCTGCTCGCCTACGGGCCGGGGTGGCGGCGGGAGAACATCCGCTACCTGACGGACGCGCGCGTCACGGGCAGCGCCGCGCTCGTGCTGCTCCCCGCGACGGGCGAGCCCGTCGCGTTCTCCACGCGGCTCGCCGACCTCGGTGTGATCGCGCAGCGCGGCTGGGTCACCGACGTGGCCCGGCTCGACATCGCGGGCGCCGCGGCACTGGTCGAGCGGCTGCGTGACCTCGCGCCGTCCCGCGTCGGCGTCGCGCACCGCGAGCTGCTGCCCCAGGCGCTGGCCGACGCGGTGACGGCGGCGGTGCCGGCCGCGGAGGTCGTGTCCGCCACTGCGCTGCTCGACGACGCGCGGATGGTGAAGAGCGACTGGGAGCTCGCCCAGATGCGCCGGGCCGCGACCGTGTGCGCTGCGGGCTGGCGGAAGTTCGTCGACGTGCTGGAACCGGGGCTCCCGGAGTACCGGATCGTCGCCGAGGTCGAGGCCGAGCTGAAGCGGCTCGGCGCCGAGGACAACTTCATGCTCATCGCCTCCGGCGGCGACGAGGTCACGGGCATGACGCCGCCCGGGCCGCGCCTGCTGGAGGACGGCGACATGGTGCGCACCGAGCTGACGCCGCAGATGAACGGCTACTGGCTGCAGATCTGCCGCTCCGCCGTGGTCGGGCGGGCGAGCGACGCGCAGCGGCGCTCGTTCGACCTGTTCAACGAGGCGGTCGAGGCGGGGCTGTCGGTGGTGCGACCCGGGGTCACCGCACACGAGGTCGCGGTGGCGGAGAACGACGTTTTCCGCAAGTACGGCTACGGCGAGTACTGCGGCGCCAGGTACACGCGGGTGCGCGGCCACGGGCACGGCTTGCACCTGGACGAGACGCCGATCATCGAGGGCAACCACACGGTGCTCCCGGAGCGGTCGGTGTTCATCGTCCACCCGAACACGTTCACGCCGATCGCGGGCTACCACGTACTCGGCGACCCGGTCGTCGTCACGGCAACCGGCTACGAGGTCCTGATCGAGACCGAGCGCGTCCTGTTCGAGACGCCGCAGGGGGTGGCCGCATGA
- a CDS encoding ABC transporter ATP-binding protein, with translation MAEPYLVIDNVRKQFPRRGEPPLTVIDGLNVAVEHGSLLSILGPSGCGKSTLLNMINGLDDVTSGRIMINGHTVSVRSRSAVRIGVVFQEPRLLPWRTVRDNVRLPLDELDVPRAEADRRVQRYLDLVGLGEFGDYYPLRLSGGMQQRVALARGLAIEPDLLLADEPFSALDEITARKLRQEFTDIWRATGRTVLFVTHNIREAVFLSTRMLVVTARPCTTHMDIAIDVPYPRVPEDDRLFEIEKQVTRDFIRMEDAASADRTAERTAAV, from the coding sequence GTGGCCGAGCCCTACCTCGTCATCGACAACGTCCGCAAGCAGTTCCCGCGGCGCGGGGAGCCGCCGCTCACCGTGATCGACGGGCTGAACGTGGCAGTGGAGCACGGCTCCCTGCTGTCCATCCTCGGCCCGTCGGGCTGCGGGAAGTCCACCCTCCTCAACATGATCAACGGTCTCGACGACGTCACGTCGGGTCGCATCATGATCAACGGGCACACCGTGAGCGTCCGGTCGCGGTCGGCCGTGCGCATCGGCGTGGTGTTCCAGGAGCCACGGCTGCTGCCGTGGCGCACCGTCCGCGACAACGTGCGGCTGCCGTTGGACGAGCTCGACGTCCCCCGCGCGGAGGCCGACCGGCGCGTGCAGCGCTACCTCGACCTCGTCGGCCTCGGCGAGTTCGGTGACTACTACCCGCTGCGCCTGTCGGGCGGGATGCAACAGCGCGTCGCGCTCGCTCGCGGCCTCGCGATCGAGCCGGACCTCCTGCTCGCCGACGAGCCGTTCTCCGCGCTCGACGAGATCACCGCCCGCAAACTGCGCCAGGAGTTCACCGACATCTGGCGCGCGACCGGCCGCACCGTCCTGTTCGTCACCCACAACATCCGCGAGGCGGTGTTCCTGTCCACGCGCATGCTCGTCGTCACCGCGCGGCCGTGCACCACGCACATGGACATCGCGATCGACGTCCCGTACCCGCGGGTGCCGGAGGACGACCGCCTCTTCGAGATCGAGAAGCAGGTCACCCGCGACTTCATCCGCATGGAGGACGCCGCGAGCGCCGACCGGACAGCAGAGAGGACAGCAGCGGTATGA
- a CDS encoding ABC transporter permease, which yields MSTDTAGTGETTAGGVTPVVPVAREADLVTPARRSWRGVWLRALSLLALVAVWFVASLFLSPNVLPGPVQVIGAMIDNLGDPETYFHLWTTVYRVVAGMLIAVAAGLVIGLVMGLSKFGEEFLDSWVLVAFTVPSVVYGILAILWFGLNDVAAIVAIGVTAVPAVAINMWQGVKAIDLSLIRMGRAFHFSRSSILRKLVVPQVIPFLLAALRYALGLAWKIATVVELIGLSSGVGYQLGYWFGLFNMTQVLAWTILFTIVLLLIEFVILKPTEYWLTRWRPSMQN from the coding sequence ATGAGCACCGACACGGCGGGGACCGGAGAGACGACCGCGGGCGGCGTCACGCCGGTCGTGCCGGTGGCGCGCGAGGCGGACCTCGTCACGCCGGCGCGGCGCTCGTGGCGCGGCGTGTGGCTGCGCGCGCTGTCGCTGCTCGCGCTCGTGGCCGTCTGGTTCGTCGCATCGCTGTTCCTGTCGCCGAACGTACTGCCCGGCCCGGTGCAGGTGATCGGGGCGATGATCGACAACCTCGGTGACCCCGAGACCTACTTCCACCTGTGGACCACGGTGTACCGCGTGGTGGCGGGCATGCTGATCGCCGTCGCCGCCGGGCTGGTGATCGGCCTGGTCATGGGGCTGTCGAAGTTCGGCGAGGAGTTCCTCGACAGCTGGGTGCTCGTCGCCTTCACCGTGCCGTCCGTGGTCTACGGCATCCTGGCGATCCTCTGGTTCGGCCTGAACGACGTCGCCGCGATCGTGGCCATCGGCGTCACCGCGGTGCCCGCCGTCGCGATCAACATGTGGCAGGGCGTGAAGGCCATCGACCTCTCGCTGATCCGCATGGGCCGGGCCTTCCACTTCTCCCGCAGCTCGATCCTGCGCAAGCTCGTGGTGCCGCAGGTGATCCCGTTCCTGCTCGCCGCGCTGCGCTACGCGCTCGGCCTGGCCTGGAAGATCGCCACTGTGGTCGAGCTGATCGGCCTGTCCAGCGGCGTCGGCTACCAGCTCGGCTACTGGTTCGGGCTGTTCAACATGACCCAGGTCCTCGCCTGGACGATCTTGTTCACGATCGTCCTGCTGCTCATCGAGTTCGTGATCCTCAAGCCCACCGAGTACTGGCTCACCCGGTGGCGTCCCTCCATGCAGAACTGA
- a CDS encoding ABC transporter substrate-binding protein codes for MKCSLSDRTRKRRWQVALLGVVSVALVACGGGGDAGAAAGPAASCGPLTEPQSLKLGVNPGAQDLVTFVMQGQGFAEKHNLRLEVSSFQNPAALHAAIGQQAVDVGFGGLTAMATARQQGRGTMIFDVLTSPSNVVVTRADSDVQSFSDLRGRKLGVFGGRSSATFAITSVVAKGKYGIESLERDVDVIEGPDAAVLGLLDEGNIDAALIGTTATVQAMLSNKYRVLSDISEDYQSTFGKLPGHVLAATTDDYAETHCGVLNAFSGALDDTVAFIQSDAGVWADYAKKVELTDPRAPQLLQERVASRYIADWNQAQADAEAALIEQLIPVLGADNFVPAVPDGLFRTDLRTGAE; via the coding sequence ATGAAGTGTTCGCTGTCCGATCGGACCAGGAAGCGGCGCTGGCAGGTGGCGCTGCTGGGCGTCGTGAGCGTCGCACTCGTCGCGTGCGGTGGCGGGGGAGACGCCGGTGCGGCGGCGGGTCCGGCGGCGAGCTGCGGTCCGCTGACCGAGCCGCAGAGCCTGAAACTGGGTGTGAACCCCGGCGCCCAGGACCTCGTCACGTTCGTCATGCAGGGGCAGGGCTTCGCCGAGAAGCACAACCTTCGGCTGGAGGTCAGCTCCTTCCAGAACCCCGCCGCCCTGCACGCGGCCATCGGTCAGCAGGCCGTCGACGTCGGTTTCGGCGGCCTCACCGCGATGGCCACGGCGCGGCAGCAGGGTCGCGGGACCATGATCTTCGACGTCCTGACCAGCCCGTCCAACGTCGTCGTCACGCGCGCCGACTCGGACGTCCAGAGCTTCTCGGACCTGCGAGGACGCAAGCTCGGCGTCTTCGGCGGCCGGTCCAGCGCGACGTTCGCGATCACCTCGGTGGTCGCGAAGGGGAAGTACGGGATCGAGAGCCTCGAACGCGACGTCGACGTCATCGAGGGTCCGGACGCCGCGGTGCTCGGCCTGCTCGACGAAGGCAACATCGACGCCGCGCTGATCGGCACCACGGCCACCGTTCAGGCGATGCTCTCGAACAAGTACCGCGTGCTGAGCGACATCTCCGAGGACTACCAGTCGACGTTCGGCAAGCTCCCCGGGCACGTCCTCGCCGCGACCACCGACGACTACGCCGAAACGCACTGCGGGGTGCTCAACGCGTTCAGCGGGGCGCTCGACGACACCGTCGCGTTCATCCAGAGCGACGCAGGTGTCTGGGCCGACTACGCGAAGAAGGTCGAGCTCACCGACCCGCGGGCGCCGCAGCTGCTCCAGGAACGGGTGGCCTCGCGCTACATCGCCGACTGGAACCAGGCCCAGGCCGACGCCGAGGCCGCGCTCATCGAGCAGCTCATCCCGGTGCTCGGTGCCGACAACTTCGTGCCGGCGGTGCCCGACGGGCTCTTCCGCACCGACCTGCGAACGGGAGCGGAATGA
- a CDS encoding MarR family winged helix-turn-helix transcriptional regulator, with protein MNPAGQDDRRGEDLGVLLVSASARLNRLYGRVLGQLGTSLTYRQHRLLRRVSEGHTSMAELAALGNLTVPTVSESVEGLVRRGLLNRQVNPQNRRQMVLSLTAEGRKAKEAGDVALQAVNDRLLRAVADEHREVLQESLVALYDAATEAFQQPDAITPAAAGAARLAET; from the coding sequence ATGAATCCAGCAGGCCAGGACGATCGGCGCGGGGAGGATCTCGGCGTGCTGCTCGTCTCGGCGTCGGCCCGGCTCAACCGCCTGTACGGGCGGGTGCTCGGGCAGCTGGGCACCTCGCTCACCTACCGCCAGCACCGCCTCCTGCGACGTGTGTCCGAGGGCCACACGTCGATGGCGGAGCTCGCAGCGCTCGGCAACCTGACCGTCCCGACCGTCTCGGAGAGCGTCGAGGGGCTCGTGCGCCGTGGCCTGCTGAACCGGCAGGTGAACCCGCAGAACCGGCGTCAGATGGTGTTGAGCCTGACCGCGGAGGGGCGCAAGGCGAAGGAGGCGGGCGACGTGGCGCTCCAGGCGGTGAACGACCGCCTGCTCCGTGCCGTCGCTGACGAGCACCGGGAGGTGCTGCAGGAGTCGCTGGTCGCGCTCTACGACGCGGCCACCGAGGCCTTCCAGCAGCCGGATGCGATCACGCCCGCTGCGGCGGGAGCGGCTCGCCTCGCCGAGACCTGA
- a CDS encoding ABC transporter substrate-binding protein, producing MMRSFHRAWRAGALAAAVGLLAACGGGGQSDESGPVTITIQEWSQIPGTPMEQVIQTFQQQNPDIRVELAPQIPFGPEYDTRMQTQLGAGTAPTLFRMNDDFLTSFSRQGVLTDLSPYLEGVDTSQYLQPLFDFGRQEDGTYTGFAVGTGPRVIFYNKTMFEEAGVPLPPSTYTDENWKWSDFLAAAKALTIPGERWGAIVYTDEGFENTWAMNNGSPDGVFSKDGHRFTLADPVAAAGIQYVVDLTCTERVQPPWSELTQDNASEGLFGQGRVAMLHGAYATNTAIRSLVNGFQYDIAPVPGNAAQVNENSLYVYVIPASTPQREADGAWKFLQYLGTEEAGAVLGQGGYYVPINAKGADAIKPVPGQDPQSMDVLVGSAAHGIVPNFPSDNASLAKQLYRPQLETAYNCDAPVQQVVDGVKDQVEQALQGS from the coding sequence ATGATGCGTTCCTTCCACAGGGCATGGCGGGCAGGTGCGCTGGCCGCGGCGGTCGGTCTGCTGGCGGCGTGCGGGGGTGGTGGGCAGTCCGACGAGTCCGGCCCCGTCACGATCACGATCCAGGAGTGGAGCCAGATCCCCGGCACCCCGATGGAGCAGGTGATCCAGACCTTCCAACAGCAGAACCCGGACATCAGGGTCGAGCTGGCCCCGCAGATCCCGTTCGGTCCCGAGTACGACACCCGGATGCAGACCCAGCTCGGCGCGGGCACCGCCCCGACGCTCTTCCGGATGAACGACGACTTCCTGACGAGCTTCTCGCGCCAGGGCGTGCTCACGGATCTGAGCCCCTACCTGGAGGGCGTCGACACGTCGCAGTACCTGCAGCCGCTGTTCGACTTCGGGCGCCAGGAGGACGGCACGTACACCGGTTTCGCGGTCGGCACCGGTCCGCGGGTGATCTTCTACAACAAGACGATGTTCGAGGAGGCGGGAGTCCCGCTCCCGCCGAGCACGTACACCGACGAGAACTGGAAGTGGAGCGACTTCCTGGCGGCCGCGAAGGCGCTGACGATCCCCGGTGAGCGGTGGGGCGCGATCGTCTACACCGACGAGGGCTTCGAGAACACCTGGGCGATGAACAACGGCTCGCCCGACGGCGTGTTCAGCAAGGACGGGCACCGCTTCACCCTCGCCGACCCGGTGGCCGCGGCAGGCATCCAGTACGTCGTCGACCTGACCTGCACGGAGCGCGTGCAGCCGCCGTGGTCCGAGCTCACCCAGGACAACGCGTCCGAGGGCCTCTTCGGCCAGGGCAGGGTCGCGATGCTGCACGGGGCGTACGCCACCAACACCGCGATCCGCAGCCTGGTGAACGGGTTCCAGTACGACATCGCGCCGGTGCCGGGCAACGCGGCGCAGGTCAACGAGAACAGCCTCTACGTGTACGTGATCCCGGCGAGCACGCCGCAGCGCGAGGCGGACGGCGCCTGGAAGTTCCTGCAGTACCTCGGCACCGAGGAGGCGGGGGCCGTGCTCGGCCAGGGCGGCTACTACGTCCCGATCAACGCCAAGGGTGCCGACGCGATCAAGCCCGTGCCCGGCCAGGACCCGCAGAGCATGGACGTCCTCGTCGGATCCGCCGCGCACGGGATCGTGCCGAACTTCCCGTCCGACAACGCCTCGCTCGCCAAGCAGCTGTACCGGCCGCAGCTGGAGACGGCCTACAACTGCGACGCCCCGGTGCAGCAGGTGGTCGACGGGGTGAAGGACCAGGTCGAACAGGCCCTCCAGGGGAGCTGA
- a CDS encoding carbohydrate ABC transporter permease, whose product MAVQAPWRTPAPPGTAAPTRPRWTRRQVVEGWVFILPVVVGILAFQLVPVLVSVYASFTNWTGLSSPRFIGLGNYLRMPSDPLFVSTVVNTLYFSIGYIPLSIVIGLVLALLCHGKLRGMRVFRTAFFVPYVVNIVAVSLVWFWFYAPTQGVINGMLSTVGVQGPEWLTDPVWAMPAVILVSVWQGVGYPMIVLLGGLQGIPTSLVEAATIDGASPLRRLWSVTLPLLSPQLFFLTITQTIASFQIFGIIFVMTEGGPAGATTVYIYYLYQNAFAFGRMGYASALAMVLFAFIGLITFIQWRLQRRWVFYD is encoded by the coding sequence ATGGCAGTGCAGGCCCCCTGGAGAACGCCGGCCCCGCCCGGCACCGCGGCACCGACCCGGCCCCGGTGGACCCGCCGGCAGGTGGTCGAGGGCTGGGTGTTCATCCTGCCCGTGGTCGTCGGGATCCTGGCGTTCCAGCTCGTCCCGGTGCTGGTGAGCGTCTACGCCTCGTTCACGAACTGGACCGGGCTCTCCTCGCCCCGTTTCATCGGGCTCGGCAACTACCTGCGGATGCCGAGCGACCCGCTCTTCGTCAGCACCGTCGTCAACACGCTGTACTTCTCGATCGGCTACATCCCGCTGTCGATCGTCATCGGGCTGGTGCTCGCGCTGCTCTGCCACGGGAAGCTGCGCGGGATGCGGGTCTTCCGCACCGCGTTCTTCGTGCCGTACGTCGTGAACATCGTGGCGGTCAGCCTCGTCTGGTTCTGGTTCTACGCACCGACCCAGGGCGTGATCAACGGGATGCTCTCCACGGTCGGCGTGCAGGGGCCGGAGTGGCTGACCGACCCGGTGTGGGCGATGCCGGCCGTGATCCTCGTGAGCGTCTGGCAGGGCGTCGGATATCCGATGATCGTCCTGCTCGGCGGCCTGCAGGGCATCCCGACCTCGCTCGTCGAGGCGGCGACGATCGACGGGGCCTCGCCGCTGCGCCGGCTGTGGAGCGTGACGCTGCCGCTGCTGTCGCCGCAGCTGTTCTTCCTCACGATCACGCAGACGATCGCGTCGTTCCAGATCTTCGGGATCATCTTCGTGATGACAGAGGGCGGCCCGGCCGGCGCCACCACGGTCTACATCTACTACCTGTACCAGAACGCGTTCGCCTTCGGCCGCATGGGCTACGCCTCGGCGCTGGCGATGGTGCTCTTCGCGTTCATCGGGCTCATCACCTTCATCCAGTGGCGCCTGCAGCGCCGCTGGGTCTTCTACGACTGA